TGAAGAGACTGTGACAAAGGATCTCACATGCTAGCCAGTCCTTTTATCTCTAGggagtgagagacactgtctcaaaaacaagatagAGACATCCAATTtcaatattcacacacacatacacacacacaccccactcagaaataaaataaaacataacttaTAAAAAATAACCCAGAGTCATAATGGAGTCCCTGAGCACGGCTACAGAGTCTGTCTGATTGCGCTACAAAGACGTAAGTTCGTACTTGGGTTGGATTGTTCGGAAaggcctttgtttttctttgaccaGACAGTAGACTTAGAGTTAAAACCAGTAGCTTCTGGAACTTAGCTTCTTGCATTAAACACCTGCTTGTGGCACCTACAatctacttgtgtgtgtgtgtgtgtgtgtgtgtgtgtgtgtgtaacacagtAGCTGCAGCATTTCTGGCTGACTGACTGAGGCAGTCAGtggagtctctgaagaaagagtgATGGGAAGAACCCAAGTGATGTTTGTGGGAAGAGATTCCCGGAGAGAAACAGGATGAGCAGGCAGGAGGGGCAGGTCCTCAGTTGTACTGCATCCTTTTGTCAGCAGGTTCTGAGGTGTCACTGCCcagagaaggaaggcaggtgACTAGGTGTGGCTCTGCTCTGAGTCACAAAGCATGTCTCTCTTCCCCTACCCACTGGGGAGAAGCCTGCTCACCACCACctttctctgggcctcagtttctggATGCTGCATCTTGGATGACCGCCAGAGGACCTAAGCGTTTCACCCTCCTCATCCCTCACTGGAAACTTCTGTCACCTGAGAGAAATGCAGGCCCTTCCCGTCCCTTCACTTTGGTGATGTGTGTACTTGCCTTCCATCTTCTCtaccccttcctccatctctagcTCCCCTCTTACACACAAGGAAAGCGGAAACCCAAGAACTAGGGAAAAGCATTCCACCCATCAGGGCCAGGCTGAAATCAAGCTACAATGttcttaaagattaaaaatattaaagatactttatttactttttatttagttttgcgtgtgcgtgcgtgcgtgtgtgtgtgtgtgtgtgtgtgtgtgcaggtacacatgtgtcATAGCACATCTGGAGTTCAGAGGATAACACAGAGAAGTCAGTTATTTCCTTCTATATTGTGGGCCCTAGAGATGGAACTCGTTCtttcaggcatggcagcaagcgagccatcttgctggcccgtCACGCTTTCTTAGCTAACTCTTCCTCAcggtctctccctccctccacatctGCCAGTGTCCCCACCGTTATTTTCCAGGCTGTGAGCGCACACGTGAACATCACTTGGATTTTATTCTGTATATGTTCCACTTGACATGTCCAGTTCCAGCCAGTCATTACGCTTTGTATCCCCATTAAACATCATACATTAGCAGCCACCTTGCGTAATGCTGATTATCACAGCCTAGgtattattttttcatgtgttcaTAATATTCTGAGAGAAACCAACCTACCATTTAAATAATCAAAACTTTGGAACACGTCAACAGCTTCTATTCATTTTTCCCTCTATAATAAGTAATGTAACGAATCCAAACTTGGTTCTGTTTTTTAAGAACTCCCTCGGAACTGGAGGGCCTGAATCAGAGGCCGTGAGTGAAGGCAGCGAAGTCACCGCCACCATTCAATAAAGGGCTGTAGGAAGCGCTGGACTTCATGCACCTTCCGAAGTCCTGGGGCTTCTTAGTCTTTTGACTTAATTTGCTTGTAGGTGTCTGGGGTTCTGGTTGGTTTATAAACTTGGCATTGTGTTGCTCTATCTTGGAGGCAAGGGAGTCAGACAGGACTTGACGGCGTTGCCACAGGTGTCCTTACTCTACACGCATGTTCTTGGAGGCACACAGTCTGGTGCTTTAGCGATAGGTTTCCATGGTGTTTTGCAACCACTTTGTGTACTTGCAGACTTGAGTGTAGACTCCTGGGTCATTGGGCTGGCCACAAGGGTAGGTTCCCCAGGACACCAGACCTTGAAGGTTGTTATTGCACACCAAGGGTCCTCCTGAGTCGCCCTATAGGGAACAGAGGAAGTTAGCTTTAGCTTCAGAGGAAAGCTCCGTGACCCCCAGGTTACCTTCAGACATCATCTAGTTCAGGCTTTGTCTTGATAAATGGAATCAGTTTTCACCCTGGCTAACAGACTCATCACCTCTGGGAACTCACGGGAGAGCAGGAATTCATACCGTCATGGTGATGACCTGGGTTCCGTTAGATCCTCTTGGCAGGAAAGGAAACCCTTGGGCTGTCAGGAATCCGGTCCTGGCCCAGGAGAGGGGGTATCCTGGTTCACAGGGACAGGAATATGTCTCCTACCAGTGAGTCCTTCAACAAGCAACTTAACATCTGTCCTGAGAGCCAGGGGTGGGAACAAGGAGGataaagagaggaggaggagtgagggaggaagaagaagaaagaagagaggtgaggagaccagagagacaggagggaagaagaggagagaggactgGGAGATCGGAGagagagtgaggggagggggagaaaggaaagggggacaaGAGATGGAAGCCAGTCCAGGACAGAGACAGCAAGAAGAGAAGGGAGTCAAATAAAATTAGGAATAATAAGAAAGAGGTGAAAGAATGttgttcaaagccaggctggtgATGAAATGAGAAGAGACCAGGGGAAGTGGGACAGCTCCATTCTTGCCCCAGGACCAAGTCCATGGTCAGGCATCTGATCAGGCAGAAAATGTCAGTGGTCATCACAAAGAATGAGTAAAAAATGAAGTGGAGGCTGGACACCAGCACTCCAGATCGGGAGCTCAAGTCCTGCCTCAGCTACAGAGCGCTCaaggccagacagggctacagaACACTGAGATGAcccggtggttaagagcactgtctgctcttgcagaggagtagattcagttcccagcacccacatgtagctcacaacctcctgtaacttcagttcctgggggCTCTAATACCtacttctggcttctttgggcaccagacacacatgcagtatattaacatacatgcaggcaaaaacattcatacacataagaaatttcaaaataaatcttagagACAAAATTTAACAATAAATGTTCACCGCAGCAAGTTCTGCCCTTGCAGGTATATACCTATCTGAGGCAGGTATATTGCTTTGAATTTGAGATCAGCCTTGGTTACATAGTTCTAGGTTAGCTTTGGTTATATCACTTCAGGCTAaactggactacacagtgagttacagaccagcctgggccacagaagaagactgtctcaaaaatgtaaaaataaaacaatatcaaTCACTGAGTTTTGAAGCTTCTGCAAAGTTTGGGCTGGAAGAAGGAGGCTCACTCACATGCCACCTCTGCTTTTCTCAGCTCCACCACACTACTGGCCTGTGTCTCGTTCAGGCCATGCATGAAAGTGAGAGAGCTAAAAACGTGGGACCTGTCGCATGGCCAAGACAGGCGATGTGGACAAAGGGGGCCTGGGGGGTGGGGCAGTAAGGGCTCACATTGCAGGTGTTGGTCTTAGAGTCAGGAATGCCAGCACACAGCATGGTTTTCCCCAGCAGGTCCTTGTACACCTTCTTGCACTCCTTGGAGGAGATGAGCTTCACATCCGAGCACATAAGGTCCGAGGGAAAGGTCACTGTGGGGAGGAAGGCATCAGCCAGTGCTGTGTAAGGGACTGGGTAGGATGGGAGCTGAGGGTAGAGGGCTGGGATCTGGATTTCTGTTACCCAGGGAGGATTCCCGCCTCAGGCAGTCTCACCATCTGGGCTGGTTGTGGTGCCCCATCCAGAGACAGTGCAGGATGTCCCTGGAGGTTCACAGCGTGACGGAATGTTGACTTTCTGCACATTGGATGACATCTTGACTGGCCTATCCAACCTCACAAGCATGATGTCATTGGCATGGGTCCTTGTGGAGTAGCCAGGGTGTCGGAATGATCGCGTAGCCTTAATCCTCTGGGCACTCTTATCCCCTATCTTATCACTGCCCAGATGCACAGTGTATTGACTGAAAGAAGACGGTGACActcagagaaggagaggagagggaggaggggaggaggaggggaaaggaagagggacagGGGGATGAGGTGGGGGAGAGACCCAGCGAGTACAGACACACCCTGCCAGGCCTTGCAGTACCTACCCCATTTTACAGTGGGCTGCGGTGAGCACCCAGCGTTCGCTGACCAGCACTCCTCCACAATGGAGTTGATCACCTTTGAGCAGGGCCACCTGCCATGGATGGGACCCTTTTTCACATGGGTAGCCATCTAtaattctttctccatttctgtcaCCCTGGCctggacagagacacacatgggcATCCAGCAtcagcaggagacagacactaagCAGGGATTTATAGTCAGGGATGGTACTATAATGTTCAGGAGGAATgacagaggacaggaaggaggacCATGCAGAGGAGGTGAGAGTGGGCTAGGGAGAGGCACGAGACCACTCAGAAAACCCCACGATCACGGCACACACAGATCACCACAGACTGCTGAGCCTGCCGAGGCAGGGAGCCTGTCTGAGCCCGAAGAGATGACAGCACAGGTTCACAGTGACTGGGTCATCCCTCCTGTGGAGGAGCAATCTGGGCGAGGAGATTCTGATTTAGGGTGTTGGCAAGCTCTCACCTTCTTGTCCAGCAGTTTCCAGGGCTAAGGACAGCAACACAGTTATCAGGGGAGGGAGCCAGACTCCCACCATGGTGTTAGTGGCTCAGGGCTGCCAGATGAGAAGCTAGATGTTGCCAGAGCTAGAAACATTGAGAGAAGAGGCGCTAAGATACAGTCCTACCCCTCTtccctcagacccaggagtcCAGGACCCAGACTGCTTCTCTCTGGAGTTCAGAAAGCTAGACagagcctcctccctcagaccttGGGGTTCatattccctccctcctccctcagaccctgGGATTCagactcatgttctctctcctctttcagaCCCTCTCCCTGGACAGCACCTAagctcctctccttccatccggGGGTGAATGCCTAGGCTTTGCTCCTCAGAGTCTCCTGTCTCGAGGACAGTTTGTGCACACCCCGGCTGAAAGTCCCTCTCACCTGGGAGTGTCTCACTTGCTTAGGCTCCGTCCTGGGTCAGGAGCCCAGTGCCTTCAGCTTTCTGTAGGGCTGGTCCTTTTATACTACCCCTGCCCCCGCACCGCCTCCAGCACCCCGGGGCACAGGTGGAGCTGTCTCTGGGTGCCTTCCTTCTGAGTTTAGGGTTATCTGAAATCCCTGAGGCGGCTGTAGCAGTAGATACCACAGATCTCTCTCCACCCTCCTAACTGCAGCCGGGTCTGCTGCCGGGCAGGGTGGCTCCCATGCTGCCGCCCCCGCACATTCTGGCTCCACCGTGTCAAGGGGTTGCTCCCTGGAGCAGAATTCGAGCAGGTGCAGAGGGAAGAGGTGCATCAGTTTGGAGcctcacaaaaataattttctaactCTAACTTTCTCTCCGGGTGACCTAGCTCCCACACCATGATCATGACCAATGTGttggaactccagctcctgggtccAGTCCGTCTTCGAGGCTGAGCTCACTCCCAGCCCAAACAAGCATAAAATTTAACAGAAGATTCCACACCCAACACCAGCAGGATGGATGCCAGTCTAGTCTCTGTCCTCgtgctcatttaaaaaaattaaatcacattATTTATTGTCTGTGTGATGCACGCCATGgtgtgcctgtggagggcagaggacaactttgagaaATTGTCTCCTTTCACCACGTGGGGCCTCGTAGCAAGCGCCTTTACTCTCCGAGCTATCTCACTAGTGGTCATACAGATCTTTAATCATATTATACATAGGTCTCTCCACATATTATGCTTTTATACCAAAAATGTAAACAGCAAACATTATCTAATAGAATCTCCACCTCCATCCCAACAGTTTTccttattttgattctttttacaAAAGATTCCACTCTTCCTTCCTTTGGTGGGAAGAGTTTTGGGGATTAAACCCTGAACCTTGCAGATAGTAGGCatgggctctaccactgagccacacccagcccctcactgggggattctaggcaaggcTCCATCACTGAGCCACGCCCACAGAaactcactgggagattctaggcaggggctccaccactgagccacacccctgcccctcactgggggattctaggcatacgctctagcactgagccacacccccgcccctcactgggggattctaggcataaGCTCTACCAtggagccacaccccagcccctcactgggggattctaggcataaGCTCTACCAtggagccacaccccagcccctcactgggggattctttTGCTCAAAGAGAGACAGCGGAAGGAGATGTGGAGCCACGCGCCTGTCATTTTAGCACTCACAAGGTGACAGTAAGAGGATTG
This DNA window, taken from Chionomys nivalis chromosome 23, mChiNiv1.1, whole genome shotgun sequence, encodes the following:
- the Klk7 gene encoding kallikrein-7, yielding MVGVWLPPLITVLLSLALETAGQEGQGDRNGERIIDGYPCEKGSHPWQVALLKGDQLHCGGVLVSERWVLTAAHCKMGQYTVHLGSDKIGDKSAQRIKATRSFRHPGYSTRTHANDIMLVRLDRPVKMSSNVQKVNIPSRCEPPGTSCTVSGWGTTTSPDVTFPSDLMCSDVKLISSKECKKVYKDLLGKTMLCAGIPDSKTNTCNGDSGGPLVCNNNLQGLVSWGTYPCGQPNDPGVYTQVCKYTKWLQNTMETYR